The Neobacillus sp. PS3-34 genome has a window encoding:
- a CDS encoding YwpF family protein produces the protein MKTFKLVSLEIVDNDDLINIPLKDGLIINKEDEKSTWLLEAYSDHSLYDYVKNLDEQKKDIIVQAVITKLDNDPAYFQTRITSLKKFSAHMSILFEGHLRRMRNDYSELLLGSLLQQGLSGEALLTEFKEKMKSKPRLK, from the coding sequence ATGAAGACCTTTAAATTAGTTTCATTAGAAATAGTGGATAATGACGATCTAATCAATATTCCCTTGAAGGATGGCTTGATCATTAATAAAGAGGATGAAAAATCCACCTGGCTCCTTGAAGCATACTCTGACCACTCGCTCTACGATTATGTAAAAAACCTAGACGAGCAAAAAAAGGACATTATTGTGCAGGCCGTCATTACAAAACTTGATAATGACCCAGCCTATTTCCAAACACGGATTACATCTCTTAAAAAGTTCTCTGCACATATGAGCATCTTATTTGAGGGGCATCTACGCCGGATGCGAAACGATTATTCTGAGCTGTTATTGGGCAGCCTGCTTCAGCAAGGACTTAGCGGTGAAGCACTTTTAACCGAATTTAAGGAAAAAATGAAAAGCAAACCGCGACTAAAGTAA